In Silurus meridionalis isolate SWU-2019-XX chromosome 11, ASM1480568v1, whole genome shotgun sequence, the sequence CTGCTTGTCTGGCAAATATGTCCACTCATGTCCAACCAAGTGGATCTGTTCCTTCACTCAGCATCACAAATAGAGATTCGCCGAATGTCTACGAAAAGTGAGCTTAGGCGACATCTCAGGTTACCTGGCTAGAACTGATAGAGACATGATGCCTtttctctgaggtaagatcagTGTTGGAAGCATTGCAGTTGATTGCATTAAGTAAGCATTGCCTCCCAGAGTGGTCCCAGATCAGTTTGGATAAGAATGTAACCAGATTCTGAGCCTCGAGGGGCCCAGGCACTGTAACCTTGCAAGCTAGCTGCCACTATGTGTGAGTGATGATATACAGATACTGACGTGACAGGCACTGTTGTGGTTCTTTACAAGGCTATACAATAAGATTGCCACCAATCAAACTGCCAACGTGAGCCATGACAGGGGGATAATGCTGTCCAAAGCCAACATTCCAGGATCAGCCGAGCAGTTTTAAGCCTTTCCATTTTCCTATCATTGATGACCTGGGAACTGACACCAAGACCTAACCAACAAGCATCACTACTCACTGCTACAGTCAAGCCTAAGAAATgccaaagacatttttttttctttgctgggTGATGAAAGAGACACGCTAAACTCGGTTATCATTAATCACAAGCCCTCATCTGTCATCTGCCCTGTGGCAGCCTCAAACACCACTATCATTTCCCATTTTACCCTCAGAATCTTCTGCTAATACAGTCTGTACAGCAGACCTGACCCGTGCTGGCAGTTAAAAGCACAGATTATTCTTCGGCTGATGAAAAAGGAGCTAGTACACACAAACGTGCCTGGGCAGAAACAGCTACGATTCTTCTTTGAAACCTGAAAGGCCAGGCGGCTTTCCTTAGGGAATAAAAGCAGCTTACACCACAAAGTTAATCTGTTAATTACAAAAGTGTGATTCATAGTAGCAAAATGACTCAgtgtaattaaatttaattgaaatgtcCGTGGCATGGCACTCCTGGAGGATTAATTACTACACATGCCGAAGAATAGGGAACGAAAAATAACATGCAAGAACAGAGACTGTAATAGTACACTGGGAACAGGAACCTTGAAGGCAAATGTTTGCATAACTATAACTCATCCATCAGTTGACAGCTGCTGTCatactaaatgaaatgaaagagaaagaattgGTACTGGACAAAAAAGACAATGGAGGAGGGACAGTAGCATTCTTGGTTGTACTacagtaaaacacaaaaaatatgctgatgacacacttATATTTATAACTTTGTAGCATATGGTGATGCAGATTAGGTAAATGTTAACTACATACTTATAACTATTGTCCTGTAAATAGGGTTAACGATTTGAAATAGGCAGTAAGCTTGATTAGTTTAAACCCTTGTATGAAAAATGAGGTGTGatgaaatgcaaatataatcAGTCTTTAAATAATTTCATGTGTCAACATTATTATCTATCATGCTGTTAAATCAAGGCTTCTAGACCAGTTCTTAATGCACCACTCAATCAGTGTGTCGTGACATGAGACCGAACTTGATCATttaaagcaaaggaaaaaatgCTTGGGTAAGTTGATAAATATTGCCCTTCCTGATATGGTCTTCAAAGACCTGGCTTATAAAGATAGGGCTTTACCAATCTAACATGTTGCTGATACAATTTCACTTGAGTTCTGAGTAACCTTAAATTGAGAAAAAGAATTTTGTTTTCAATTCTATAATCATTGAGGCACTAATTGTTTGTGAAAATACAAAGAAGAGAATGTTTCAATTGCAAAAATACTACATATTAGTAGGCAGCATTAATGGGACACGGAAGAAAGGATGAAGAAAGGCAAAGGCATGGAGTTTAAATATaaccatttcatttatttaacaaaattatAACTCCAAAGTTGGACAGCTCTGCCATCGCTATTGttcaatgtatttttctttcattgaaGCGACACCTTAACCAGCCTAGTAATTTCAAcactttacaaaaaatattaaagctcttaaagtcatttatttgtaagctgctaaaaataaaaaataagcatttaGAAAGGCTAGAAGGACTTTGACATGCACATTCATACTGCACAGACACAATAAACAGACAGAGTCAGACGAAACAgatttatgaaaagaaaataaacatctgAAGCTCAAGATTTGCAGCATAGTGTGTACAAATAATGGGAGGAGAAGAACAGTTCAATTAAGAGTTAAATGAGGAGATGAACTCGGTATTTGTGAAAGTAAACTGCTGTGGATTATTAATTGGAAAAAGCCAAGCGCttgttcaaaaataaatacaattctgtTCGAAAACTGCATCTGCACTTCAGTCCCACACAGTCTCAAGCTTGCATGCACCCTGGAACACCCATAACTGTAGCCATTAGGGAGTCCATGGATTCCTTTTTTGTCTACATTATCTGTTCCATTCACTTCCATTTTCCCATTACTGGGAAACTGAAAACAGGGTCAAATCCTAATTGGGATTTTCTTAGCAGTCATCATGCAAGTGCGCTGCTTGTTCTGGCTCTGGATTTCTGAGGCAATTGAGTCCATTTCACTGGTAGCCAAGGGCTGAGGCAGATCCCAGTCTCTGGCTGTAGAGGGCGTAGTGGGAGTAATAGGGTGCGGATGCTGGTAAAGAGTGCATGGGCAGTGTTGGTGCTGTGGGCAGTGGCATTTTACTGTAGGGATGATACCGAGCCAAGCCCAAACTTGGAGGTCCCCTCAATGAGaaagaagcaggaagtgaagctGGACTACTATGTGGAGGCAGATGAAGGTGacaagaagaggaggaggatggatATGTGGACAGGAGCTTTCCATCCACACCTGgcagtgaggtgtgtgtgcgaAGGTGGGCTAATAACTCATCGGAGGTGGCAAATCGCTTATCGCATGGCCCACTGGCAGAAACCCAGTTGCACGCATGTGGTAAAGGCTCATTGGGCAGCATGAAGCCGTACGTGTATAGTGGATGAGAGAGTGATGGTGTGATGCTGGAAGACAATGAGCTCTGGTGGAGCGAGTGCAGTGAAGGATGAGGGGGGTAAACCAACGGGAAGCCGGATTTTAGTGAAGATGAGGGGTCGTGAACACAtgtgccacagttgccacccaGGTGAGGTGCATTTGGGTAGCTTAAACAATATGGGTCCCGACACAAACTCTGCATAAATGAAGGTGGTGATGCTCCAGTCAGTGGGCTTGAGCTGGGGTGTTTACCTGCAACCCCTACACTAGCACCTCCCAGGCTTGACTTGGTCGGGTCTAAGCCAGGAACAAACTGACCAGGATAGCTAGCGTAAGCTCCCACTATAGAACCATGGTAGCCCATGCTGGATGGTGGGAGTGGGAAGACAGGGTGATTGGATTTGAAGGGAGAAATAGAAACTGGACGGAGTCCTCCATGCTGAGATGGTTGTGGGTCCGATTTGCTCTCACTACTAGGGCTGCCTTCAGAGCTTGAGCTACTGGAGTTGGCACTTGCTCTGGCATGGCTGGAGTTGGCCAGCTGGGGACTGTCCAGATTATTCTTACTCGACTCTGCCTCCTTCTTCGAGTTGCTGCTGCTATCAGAGAGTACTACTTCTGTGTTTTTTGCCTCCCCGTTTGCAGTCTGTGAATGTCCGTTGGAACGTGTGGTATTGGGTGAAAGAGCGTGCCTGTGCACCTGAGTCTGTGAAGGTGAGCCCACTCTGGAACTTGGAGAAACAGTACGTGCATGGTGGGACTGACAGCTCGGTGTGCTACTGCCACCACTACCTCCACCAACGGGAAGACAAAAACCAGACTTgttactgctgctgctgatacTCCCATCCCTCTGGCTGTCGGGACCAGTTTTGGAGTAAGGCTTGAAACTGGATTTGTCATCTGACGAAGGCCGCTGCTCTGAGTGTTTTAGGGATGAGGAGGAAGTGCGAGAAGAGCCTTCTTTCTCACTCAGTCCACTAGATGTTATAGAGGCAAGTTTGGATGAGGAAGGAGGATCCGGTTTGCCTATCTGAGAACATGTCTGAGCCAAGAGGGCCAGTGGACTCTTCTTAGCATCCAGctggaaggaaaataaaaataattttagtgAACAACAAGGAgtgttacaaaaataataattttcttctTAAATTAACTATAATGTGCAATACAATAATAACAGTAAAGTGAAAATTATATAGACAGACATGCATTATTAAATGCTTAGAGAAATGtcaacaataatattttttatatacttctAAGGAATCTAATTTTAAGATATATAAGTTTTAATGATTGCTCCTGAAACATActaaaatatgctgaaatagGATTTTATGAAAGGGAAATATACAAAAAGCCatgtatgtattgtattatgtattataaatcATGTAACAtggtaaatataaaagaaaaaaaggcatttaaaaatataattgagaatgaaaataaacaactgTATAACATATTTAGATCAGTATGCACTATTCAgattaataattgtatatttcaaattgtattaATACGAAACGTAATGGAATTGGGAATAAAGTCAATTTATGGTATGGCATGTTGTATagtatgtaattattatattttaattattaggaatttacatatttttttaacttctaTATATCAATTTAAAGTACAAAttgaatcaaataaataaaacttaatgtaattatataaacaaatgtctaaaataataaaaataatcggTAAATGTAGAAAGATTATAGTCTGGGATTAAGCAAATTATATGTCAATTAgcgtataattaaataaataatgcaaaatgtaGATGATGAATTATATAAGTATAAATTATATCAGAATAAAGTGACTGAAGTATGTAGTATGGTAAATACCTCGATGCTGACAGGGGCAGATGTGAGGGGCTGCAGGTACTCCGGGTGGAGCAAGTGGCCGGAGTGCGCGGTCAGCATCTTCACTACTTTAATGGGAAGACGCTTCGCCTGCCGGACAGGATCCGAGGGCTTTAACGAAGCGGTGGACGAGTCCTTAATTCCAGGGAGCTTCCTGAAAGTGAAGTTACAGTGTTGGCTGTCGGTGGTCGGGCTGGGTAAAGTGGAAACTGTAGATCCACTCAGAGTGTGGTGCATTGGGTGCGAGACTGAGCCGAGGAGCGCCGCAGGAACGATCACAGAGGACACATCTTCATTCAGTACAAACAAGACTGGATTTGACGCCCATGGTggaccttattattattatttttttagatataatccacaatcaaacacaaatgtctggattattattattttgttggtGCGCTTTCAGAGGTGATGAACGTTTACTCCAAAACCGTTCATAGTTCCGTTCCGTGTGCGCAATGCGAAGTCGCAGATCATCCAACAGCAAAATGCTCTTGATCTCAAATATAATGGTTGCCTCGATAATCGTTCAGACTGttataagaaagaaaacaaatccaCAATAACTCAGAGAACAAAAAATAGAGCTCGATGCGCTTCGCTCTTCACTCCTCAGTTCTCCAGCGCGTCTCCCGTCTTGTGCAATTCAAGTCAGCGAAACGCGAGGAGGACCTTCCAAGTCCATGAGCTGCAGACCAATCAGCACACACTGCATTCCTAATACGATGGGACGGCCTATCCAGGGCGGAGCTATCGCCTCTGACCCCACCCATCGATCCTTTGTCATATCCATGTTCATTATGGCACTAGAGTGACAGCAAAGCTCTTCAAATGTCATTATAGATCAGACTCTCTGCACACTCGTGCTTGACAAATGAGATCTTACCTGCTTCAGGATCCACACAAGCAGCAGTAATGAAGTAAGTGGGGGGTAGTGTGGTGAGAGACAGAGGGCGCAcgattcagaaaaaaaaaatcctacacaAATCCACAGCAAAGGGGTAAGCTCGGCAAGCCCGACACTTAAATTGGGCCATAAATCTAAAACCAACACTAGCAATTTGTTATATCATAGATCTATAAGTTTGAACCAAAAGAACCCATTTAGAAAAATAGCCAGAGCACTAATATGCTGCCGAGTGCCTCCGCAGCAACATCCATATATTTTAGGCAATCTTTTGTTTCCACCAATCTTTACAATCAGGGTTTAATTATGGATGACAATGCTTCAACATGCCCCCTAATTCAGCTCCATACATTTCTGTTAAAGTAAATTAAATCTAATTCGCTAGTGCCCTCTGGAATCAATTGTGCACTGAAAGAAAC encodes:
- the LOC124393028 gene encoding zinc finger protein 703-like, with protein sequence MHHTLSGSTVSTLPSPTTDSQHCNFTFRKLPGIKDSSTASLKPSDPVRQAKRLPIKVVKMLTAHSGHLLHPEYLQPLTSAPVSIELDAKKSPLALLAQTCSQIGKPDPPSSSKLASITSSGLSEKEGSSRTSSSSLKHSEQRPSSDDKSSFKPYSKTGPDSQRDGSISSSSNKSGFCLPVGGGSGGSSTPSCQSHHARTVSPSSRVGSPSQTQVHRHALSPNTTRSNGHSQTANGEAKNTEVVLSDSSSNSKKEAESSKNNLDSPQLANSSHARASANSSSSSSEGSPSSESKSDPQPSQHGGLRPVSISPFKSNHPVFPLPPSSMGYHGSIVGAYASYPGQFVPGLDPTKSSLGGASVGVAGKHPSSSPLTGASPPSFMQSLCRDPYCLSYPNAPHLGGNCGTCVHDPSSSLKSGFPLVYPPHPSLHSLHQSSLSSSITPSLSHPLYTYGFMLPNEPLPHACNWVSASGPCDKRFATSDELLAHLRTHTSLPGVDGKLLSTYPSSSSSCHLHLPPHSSPASLPASFSLRGPPSLGLARYHPYSKMPLPTAPTLPMHSLPASAPYYSHYALYSQRLGSASALGYQ